One window of Kosakonia cowanii JCM 10956 = DSM 18146 genomic DNA carries:
- the kefC gene encoding glutathione-regulated potassium-efflux system protein KefC, with the protein MDSHSMIQALIYLGAAALVVPIAMRLGLGSVLGYLIAGGIIGPWGLRLVTDAESILHFAEIGVVLMLFIIGLELDPQRLWKLRASVFGGGALQMGSCGLLLGGFCLLLGLPWPVALLIGLTLGLSSTAIAMQAMNERNLTASQMGRSAFSVLLFQDIAAIPLVAMIPLLAASGGAMTLSAFLLSALKVVAALTLVVLIGRYVARPALRFVARSGLREVFCAVALLLVFGFGLLLEEAGLSMAMGAFLAGVLLASSEYRHALESDIEPFKGLLLGLFFIGVGMSIDFGTLVSHPLRILLMLGGFLVIKTAVLWLIARPLTVPRKQRWWFAALLGQGSEFAFVVFGAAQTAQVLDSEWAKALTLTVALSMAATPLLLVLLARLEAGGGDREQEADAIDEEEARVIVAGFGRFGQISGRLLLSSGVKMVILDHDPDHIETLRKFGMKVFYGDATRVDLLESAGAARAEVLINAIDDPEASLHLTELAKEHFPHLRIIARARDVDHYIRLRQMGVEDPERETFEAALKTGRLALEGLGLGAYEARERADRFRRFNHDMIEEMANAEDGGQGRVAVFKRTSAMLTEIIAEDRAHLSVTQRHGWQGTEEGRHTDDPADGPAVKPQP; encoded by the coding sequence CATGCGCCTCGGGCTCGGTTCAGTGCTTGGTTACCTGATTGCCGGCGGGATTATCGGCCCGTGGGGGTTACGGCTGGTCACCGATGCGGAGTCTATTCTGCACTTCGCCGAAATTGGCGTGGTATTGATGCTGTTTATCATCGGCCTGGAGCTTGATCCGCAGCGGTTATGGAAATTACGCGCCTCGGTGTTTGGCGGCGGCGCATTGCAGATGGGCAGCTGTGGCCTGTTGCTTGGGGGCTTCTGTCTGCTGCTCGGCCTGCCGTGGCCGGTGGCGCTGCTGATTGGCCTGACGCTGGGGCTCTCATCGACCGCTATCGCCATGCAGGCGATGAATGAGCGGAACCTGACCGCCTCGCAGATGGGGCGCAGCGCCTTTTCAGTGTTGCTGTTCCAGGATATCGCCGCCATTCCGCTGGTGGCGATGATCCCGCTGCTGGCCGCCAGTGGCGGAGCGATGACTCTCAGCGCCTTTCTATTATCCGCGTTGAAAGTGGTGGCGGCGCTAACGCTGGTGGTGCTGATTGGGCGTTATGTCGCGCGCCCGGCGCTGCGTTTTGTTGCCCGCTCCGGACTGCGCGAAGTCTTCTGCGCCGTGGCGCTGCTGCTGGTCTTCGGTTTCGGTTTGCTGCTGGAAGAGGCCGGGTTATCGATGGCGATGGGCGCCTTCCTCGCCGGGGTGCTGCTGGCCAGCTCCGAGTATCGCCACGCGCTGGAGAGCGATATCGAGCCGTTTAAAGGGCTGCTGCTCGGGCTCTTCTTTATCGGCGTTGGCATGTCGATCGATTTCGGCACGCTGGTGAGCCATCCGCTGCGCATTCTGCTGATGCTGGGCGGATTCCTGGTGATTAAAACCGCTGTGCTGTGGCTGATCGCGCGTCCTTTAACGGTGCCGCGTAAGCAGCGCTGGTGGTTTGCGGCGCTGCTGGGGCAGGGGAGTGAGTTCGCTTTCGTGGTATTTGGCGCGGCGCAGACGGCGCAGGTGCTGGACAGCGAATGGGCAAAAGCCTTAACCCTCACTGTGGCGCTGTCGATGGCAGCAACGCCGCTGCTGCTGGTGCTGCTCGCGCGTCTGGAGGCGGGCGGCGGCGATCGTGAGCAGGAAGCCGATGCGATCGATGAAGAGGAGGCGCGGGTGATTGTCGCCGGCTTTGGCCGCTTCGGGCAGATCTCAGGGCGCTTGTTGCTCTCCAGCGGCGTGAAGATGGTGATCCTCGATCACGATCCCGACCATATCGAGACGCTGCGTAAGTTTGGCATGAAGGTCTTCTACGGTGACGCGACCCGCGTCGATCTGCTGGAGTCTGCGGGCGCGGCGCGGGCGGAAGTATTGATCAACGCAATTGATGATCCCGAAGCCAGCCTGCACTTAACGGAGCTGGCGAAAGAGCACTTCCCGCACCTGCGCATTATTGCCCGCGCCCGCGATGTCGATCACTACATTCGCCTGCGTCAGATGGGCGTTGAGGATCCTGAACGTGAGACCTTCGAAGCGGCGCTGAAAACCGGCCGTCTGGCGCTTGAAGGGCTGGGGCTGGGTGCCTATGAGGCGCGTGAGCGCGCCGATCGCTTCCGCCGCTTTAATCACGACATGATTGAAGAGATGGCAAATGCGGAAGATGGCGGCCAGGGGCGCGTTGCGGTGTTTAAACGCACCAGCGCCATGCTGACGGAGATTATCGCCGAAGATCGTGCGCATCTCTCCGTCACGCAGCGCCATGGCTGGCAGGGAACGGAAGAGGGAAGACATACTGACGATCCGGCAGATGGGCCCGCGGTAAAACCGCAGCCCTGA
- the folA gene encoding type 3 dihydrofolate reductase, with amino-acid sequence MISLIAALAVDRVIGMENAMPWDLPADLAWFKRNTLNKPVVMGRLTWESIGRPLPGRKNIVISSQPGTDDRVEWVKSVEDALAACGDAQEIMVIGGGRVYEQFLPKAQRLYLTHIDAEVEGDTHFPDYDPDEWDSVFSEFHDADAQNSHSYCFEILERR; translated from the coding sequence ATGATCAGTCTGATTGCGGCGTTAGCAGTGGATCGCGTCATCGGTATGGAGAATGCCATGCCGTGGGATCTCCCTGCCGATCTCGCCTGGTTTAAGCGCAACACCTTAAACAAACCTGTTGTGATGGGCCGCCTGACATGGGAATCCATCGGTCGCCCGCTGCCGGGGCGTAAAAACATTGTCATCAGCAGCCAGCCAGGCACCGACGATCGCGTTGAGTGGGTGAAATCCGTTGAAGATGCGCTGGCGGCGTGCGGCGATGCGCAGGAGATCATGGTGATCGGTGGCGGACGCGTCTACGAGCAGTTCCTGCCGAAAGCACAGCGCCTCTACCTGACGCACATTGATGCGGAAGTGGAGGGCGATACCCATTTCCCGGATTACGATCCGGACGAGTGGGACTCGGTCTTCAGTGAATTCCACGACGCGGACGCGCAGAATTCACACAGCTACTGCTTCGAAATTCTCGAGCGTCGCTAA
- the apaH gene encoding bis(5'-nucleosyl)-tetraphosphatase (symmetrical) ApaH, whose product MSTYFIGDVHGCFDELIALLNQVEFSPEKDTVWLTGDLVARGPGSLDVLRYVKSLGDSARIVLGNHDLHLLAVFAGISRNKPKDRLNLLLEAPDADELINWLRRQPLLQVDEEKKVVMAHAGITPQWDLDTAKSCARDVEAVLASDSYPLFLDAMYGDLPNHWSPELSGLARLRFITNAFTRMRYCFPNGQLDMYCKDTPQNAPAPLKPWFSIPGQVAQAYSIVFGHWASLEGEGTPEGIYGLDTGCCWGGDLTCLRWEDKQIFTQPSNRQMDLGDGEAIAS is encoded by the coding sequence ATGTCTACATACTTTATTGGCGACGTTCACGGTTGCTTTGATGAACTGATCGCGCTGTTAAACCAGGTGGAGTTTTCACCGGAAAAAGACACCGTATGGCTGACCGGCGACCTCGTGGCGCGCGGCCCTGGCTCGCTCGACGTGCTGCGCTACGTCAAATCTCTTGGCGACAGCGCGCGCATTGTGCTCGGCAATCACGATCTGCATCTGCTGGCGGTCTTTGCCGGCATCAGCCGCAATAAGCCAAAAGATCGGCTTAACCTGCTGCTGGAAGCGCCCGACGCCGACGAGCTGATTAACTGGCTGCGCCGCCAGCCGCTGCTGCAAGTCGACGAAGAGAAAAAGGTGGTGATGGCCCACGCCGGGATCACGCCACAGTGGGATCTCGACACGGCGAAAAGCTGCGCCCGCGATGTCGAAGCGGTGCTGGCGAGCGACTCCTATCCGCTGTTCCTCGATGCGATGTATGGCGATCTACCAAACCACTGGTCACCGGAGCTAAGCGGCCTTGCACGTTTACGCTTTATCACCAACGCGTTTACGCGCATGCGTTACTGCTTCCCGAACGGGCAGCTGGATATGTACTGCAAAGATACGCCGCAGAACGCGCCGGCACCGCTGAAACCCTGGTTCTCAATTCCGGGTCAGGTTGCGCAGGCGTACAGCATCGTCTTCGGTCACTGGGCATCGCTGGAAGGGGAAGGCACGCCGGAGGGGATTTACGGGCTGGATACGGGCTGCTGCTGGGGCGGGGATCTCACCTGCCTGCGCTGGGAGGATAAGCAGATCTTCACCCAGCCATCGAATCGCCAGATGGATCTGGGTGATGGGGAAGCCATCGCCTCCTGA